From Xenopus tropicalis strain Nigerian chromosome 3, UCB_Xtro_10.0, whole genome shotgun sequence, the proteins below share one genomic window:
- the LOC116409552 gene encoding olfactory receptor 13C9-like yields MTGNKGTNKTLQREFHLLAFLSHEKFQLLIFLLVLLMYSLTVCANLIITALVCLVPRLHTPMYFFLCNLSVQDIVYVTAILPKLLAITITGDNSISFLGCMTQFYLYASCVATEFLLLTSMAYDRYVAICIPMRYSLIMQKTVYVFLASVSWLMGATNGFMYYWFVSNLFFCDFQEINHFFCELKAILKLSCSSFESIKIVMIVTCVIIGFIPFGLILISYGNIISSALKIRTSAGKLKTFSSCCSHLTVVVLFCGTSLSLYMKPDSGNSQEMDKLLSLLYVAVTPLLNPLVYSLRNKDIINAIKNIKKSIFLM; encoded by the coding sequence ATGACTGGAAATAAAGGAACAAACAAAACATTACAGAGAGAATTCCACCTCTTGGCATTTCTGAGTCATGAGAAATTCCAGCTTCTGATCTtccttttggtgttactgatgtACAGTCTAACTGTATGTGCAAACCTTATCATTACTGCACTTGTATGTTTGGTGCCCCGCCTGCACACTCCTATGTACTTTTTCCTCTGCAACTTGTCTGTCCAAGACATTGTCTATGTCACTGCCATCTTGCCAAAGCTTCTGGCCATCACTATAACAGGAGACAACAGCATTTCTTTCCTGGGCTGTATGACTCAGTTTTATCTCTATGCATCATGTGTTGCAACAGAATTCCTCCTCCTGACCTCCATGGCTTATGATCGCTATGTAGCCATCTGTATCCCCATGCGCTACTCTCTCATCATGCAGAAAACTGTGTATGTTTTTCTTGCTTCTGTTTCTTGGTTGATGGGTGCCACAAATGGTTTCATGTATTACTGGTTCgtttctaatttatttttctgtgattttcaAGAAATCAATCATTTCTTTTGTGAGCTGAAAGCCATACTGAAGCTCTCTTGTAGTAGCTTTGAAAGCATTAAAATTGTAATGATTGTAACATGTGTAATTATTGGGTTCATACCATTTGGTTTAATTCTGATCTCCTATGGAAACATTATTTCTTCTGCCTTAAAGATCCGAACTTCAGCAGGAAAACTCAAGACCTTCTCCAGCTGCTGCTCCCATCTCACAGTTGTGGTTCTGTTCTGTGGGACATCTTTAAGTCTGTACATGAAGCCAGATTCTGGGAATTCCCAAGAAATGGATAAGCTGCTGTCTCTGCTGTATGTGGCTGTCACTCCCCTGTTAAACCCATTAGTGTATAGCTTGAGGAACAAGGATATTATTAATGctatcaaaaatataaaaaaatcaatatttctgATGTAA